In Brevinematales bacterium, the following proteins share a genomic window:
- a CDS encoding DUF3795 domain-containing protein, producing MRKHPEIGCCGLECGLCPRYYTDGGSRCPGCGGEGFEEKHPSCGFVTCCVKKHETEACGLCAEFPCGRFDNETGEHDSFITHRNVMSNSREIGKAGMDAFIKGLAGRMSALEIMLRDYDDGRSKSFYCLACALLSPDTLKSVIGGIPPEGDRKARAKELRERLEELAGKEGIELKLRL from the coding sequence ATGAGAAAACACCCCGAGATAGGATGCTGCGGCCTCGAGTGCGGGCTTTGCCCGAGGTACTATACCGACGGCGGGTCGCGTTGCCCCGGGTGCGGCGGCGAGGGTTTCGAGGAGAAACACCCGTCATGCGGGTTTGTTACCTGCTGTGTAAAAAAGCATGAAACCGAGGCCTGCGGGCTTTGCGCGGAATTCCCGTGCGGAAGGTTCGACAACGAGACGGGGGAGCATGATTCGTTTATCACCCACCGGAACGTGATGTCCAATTCCCGCGAGATCGGTAAAGCGGGGATGGACGCGTTTATAAAGGGGTTAGCCGGAAGGATGTCGGCGCTCGAAATAATGCTCCGCGATTACGACGACGGGCGTTCGAAAAGTTTCTACTGTCTGGCGTGTGCGTTACTATCCCCGGATACGCTGAAATCCGTTATCGGCGGGATACCGCCGGAGGGAGACCGTAAAGCGCGGGCTAAGGAGCTCAGGGAGCGGCTGGAGGAATTGGCCGGGAAGGAAGGAATCGAGTTAAAATTACGGCTTTAA
- a CDS encoding YwbE family protein translates to MDGTRRENITRGAHVNIVLKKDQPTGALTEGYVKDILTSSPYHSRGIKVRLETGAVGRVQEMLE, encoded by the coding sequence ATGGACGGCACACGCCGCGAGAATATCACGCGCGGGGCGCATGTAAATATCGTACTGAAGAAAGACCAGCCGACCGGGGCGTTGACCGAGGGTTATGTGAAGGATATCCTCACCAGTTCGCCGTACCATTCGCGCGGGATCAAGGTACGTCTGGAGACCGGGGCGGTCGGCCGCGTACAGGAAATGCTGGAGTAG
- a CDS encoding SDR family NAD(P)-dependent oxidoreductase gives MIETIIVTGGNSGLGFHATKHLLRQGYAVIIACRNTAKGNTARGKLIRLTGNDSIDVRRLDLGSLTSIRGFVNETKPLIHGLICNAGVQYAGKTRYTSDGFEETFGVNHLGHFLLANLLTAKYAELKKIAVVSSGLHNPAGKGSFAPPNYTTPEEMAHPADTPDANLSKLGMCRYATSKLCNIFFTYELSRRRPDIMINAFNPGLLPGTGLGRNNSPMMKFAWYIMLPVFAGFIPGSCTTDKAGLALSKLITDVPASGKYFDRGMDAPSSGESYDTLKAKELWDESARLTGFQITAT, from the coding sequence ATTATAGAAACAATTATCGTTACCGGGGGAAACTCAGGGCTGGGATTCCATGCCACGAAGCACCTCCTCAGACAGGGATACGCCGTCATCATTGCGTGCAGAAACACCGCGAAAGGGAATACCGCGCGCGGGAAGCTGATACGGCTGACAGGAAACGATTCCATCGATGTGCGTCGGCTCGACTTGGGCTCGTTAACATCTATCCGCGGATTTGTCAACGAGACCAAGCCTCTTATACACGGTCTTATCTGTAACGCCGGGGTGCAATACGCGGGTAAGACGCGTTATACCTCCGACGGGTTCGAGGAGACGTTCGGGGTCAACCATTTGGGGCATTTCCTCCTGGCCAATCTCCTGACAGCAAAATACGCCGAACTGAAAAAGATCGCGGTCGTATCGAGCGGGCTTCATAACCCCGCCGGTAAGGGATCGTTCGCACCGCCGAATTATACCACCCCCGAGGAAATGGCACACCCTGCCGATACCCCCGATGCGAACTTATCGAAGCTCGGTATGTGCCGTTACGCGACATCCAAACTTTGCAATATCTTCTTTACTTATGAGCTCTCCCGCCGCCGGCCTGATATTATGATAAACGCGTTCAATCCGGGGCTTCTGCCCGGTACCGGCCTCGGGCGAAATAATTCGCCGATGATGAAATTCGCGTGGTACATCATGCTTCCGGTATTTGCGGGATTTATCCCCGGCAGCTGTACCACCGATAAGGCGGGGCTGGCGTTATCGAAACTCATAACAGACGTCCCGGCCAGCGGAAAGTATTTCGACCGCGGCATGGATGCCCCTTCGTCCGGCGAGAGCTATGATACTTTAAAGGCTAAAGAACTATGGGATGAAAGCGCGAGATTGACGGGATTTCAGATTACCGCGACCTGA
- a CDS encoding OsmC family protein, translating into MSDFLECAVELVNNKLGFKGSAGDNPPITLDYVPPLGDGQGYMPMQLLLMSLASCSGSTIVSILRKKRKTVISFNARAKGYRREQHPTSFHKIELFFELVSPDAQDSDIKRAIQLTEEAFCPVWDNLRGNCEVTAEYTITVA; encoded by the coding sequence ATGTCTGACTTTCTGGAATGCGCGGTCGAACTCGTCAACAATAAACTGGGATTCAAAGGCTCCGCCGGGGATAATCCGCCGATCACCCTCGATTATGTCCCGCCGCTCGGGGACGGGCAGGGATATATGCCGATGCAGCTCCTTCTGATGAGCCTTGCCTCATGCAGCGGCTCGACCATCGTCTCCATCCTGCGAAAGAAGCGGAAAACCGTCATATCGTTTAACGCGCGCGCAAAAGGATACCGCCGCGAACAACACCCCACATCGTTCCATAAAATCGAACTGTTCTTCGAACTGGTGTCCCCCGATGCTCAGGACTCTGATATCAAGCGCGCTATACAGCTGACCGAGGAGGCTTTCTGCCCGGTATGGGACAATCTTCGCGGAAACTGCGAGGTTACCGCAGAATATACGATTACCGTTGCGTAA